AGGAGAAATCAGTAATAAACCCATTATTTAGGTACTGCAGCCTGCACTGCATTCAGTTGCACACCTTGTTGGCCTGATGAAACAGGACCATCATGCAGCTTTGGTAAACGGTGTGCACGCATGCTCAGTACTGTGTGGGAACCGATTGTCATAGCTGCATGTTTGATGTGTTTTAGAGCAATCGTGGTTTTCCCTTGACACTCTGGATGTGCTGTTGACATTTCGGCAAAGCTCCTTCAGATGCAATTCCTGCCTCTGTGAGAATAACATGACATTTTAAGAGTAAAAAACAGTTCCTACATTTTGAGCCATGCAGCAAATACAGTGTTTCTCCCTGTCCCCAGTCAGAACCCGTTAAAAAGTCTGAATGGGAAGGGTGAAGGAACAAGACCACTGAGAAGAGAATCCCACACTTTTCAGTGCACTTACGTGAAATTACTGCAGATGGGAGGCTGTGTTACTCATAGGCTTCAGGAAGTTGAATCTGAAGCTCAACTTCAACTCTTGTAAGCCCCCACACAGACAGGTTATCACAGAAGAGGCATTATTGCAAGATGGCTGAATGGTGGGGGTTGTTTTTGTACCTGTGCCCAGAAGGGAGCAAATGTGGGGTAATGTGGGGTAATTTACCCCACCTCAGCTTGCTTTCTTATCTCTCCAGGCCCTCACTTTCATGCTAATTTTTAGGCCAAGCTGCATTTCGTGAACAAGAAGGGATACATTTTCACTGCAGTCCTCAAGGAATTGTTATATGCATTTTGGAAACATGCTAGAGTGTATCTTTGTGCCTTCAACACcatattgaaatattttcttctttcagctaCCTTTCTTCTTTTAGTCTTTAAGAATAGCCTTGAGGCTTTGCACTTAATcaatatatttttgttgttgattcttattttaactgtttttcagGCATTGGAAAAAATGTCATCTGTGACCGAACAGCGACTCCCCTGGATGCCTTTAGGATGATGACCGCAGCTCATTATTACCCAAAGCTCATGAGCATCATGGGGAATGTCTTGCgcttcctgcctgcctttgtGAAGATGAAGCAGCTGATCCAGGACGGTTACGTGGGGGAGCTCTTGGTGTGCGAGGTGCAGGTTCACAGCGGAAGCCTCCTAGGGAAGAAGTACAACTGGAGCTGTGACGACCTCATGGGGGGCGGGGGCTTGCACTCGGTTGGCACCTATATCATCGACCTCTTGACCTTCCTTACCAGCCAGAAGGCTGTGAAAGTGCATGGGTTGCTCAAGACCTTTGTCAAGCAGACGGACCATATCAAGGGGATACGGCAGATCACCAGCGACGACTTCTGTACGTTTCAGATGGTTCTGGAAGGCGGCGTGTGCTGCACAGTGACACTCAATTTCAACGTCCCCGGAGAGTTCAAACAAGACATTATAGTGGTCGGTTCGGTGGGCCGGCTGATTGTAATAGGCACGGATCTCTACGGACAGAGCAACAGCTCTCCTCAGAGGGAGCTCCTGCTGAAGGACTCCACACCCGTCAGCAACTCTTTACTTCCGGAGAAGGCCTTCAGTGACATCCCATTGCCATACCTCCGAGGCACCATTAAGATGGTTCAAGCGGTCCGGCAGGCATTTGAGGACCAGGACGACAGGAGGACCTGGGACGGGAGGCCCCTCACGATGGCTGCTACCTTTGATGACTGTCTGTATGCCCTGTGTGTGGTGGACACCATTAAAAAGTCAAACCAGCTAGGGGAGTGGCAGAACATTTCAATCATGACCGAGGAGCCAGAACTGAGCCCCGCATACTTAATCAGTGAAGCCATGCGTAAGAGCAGGATGTCTCTGTACTGCTAGCTCCACTCAGCTCCTAGGAAAGAATAGGAACCAGACAGCTCTTAAAGCAAATGGTAATACAGCCCTTGTGAAGGGCTTGGGCATTTTAAAATCAGCTGAGGATACAAGAGGAGGAAACATGGTGTTTGGATCAACTAAATCTGTTGACGGCTAAATACCAAAGTGATGATGTTCTAAGAAATGCCCAAAATAGATAGGAGAGTTAACAGCTGACATTAACTTAACTGTTTGAATAACAGTATTAGCTGGCTGATTAGCAAGATATATCATGGACTTGTTTCCTGCTTGCAGGTGCTTTAGATTATCCAATTGTGTTTACTGTGAAAGGTTGGGAAGGTCCTTTTAGATTTTCCTTACCTGCCAGAGGGCTGTGAAGGTACTGTCATGTCATCAAGTTTTCTGTAGTGTCTGACATGAATGGTTCCTACCATGACAGCTGACACCACCATGCTATACTACTACATCTTTAACCAACACGCAGAATAATAGGACTTAGTGTAACAAAGTGTGGTGTGATACAGAAAATCTTGGCAGCTCACTTTTCATGTAGCTTGTTAGGGGCTTCTATGTGTTGGtttagttatctttttttttaaagcacagttaCATAGGAAAATGTGGCTTTTACAAACAAAGCAGCCCTCAACCACAGCACATAGGCCCTCTTATTGGGGGAGGGAGGTTCTTCAGCCCACTCGTGGTAAGCTTCAATGGTAACTGTACAGATTTGCTGATTAAAATGGGTTGTGTAAAACCTTCACGAACAGCAGGTGGCATGACACAGTAGCAGTGGTGGGTTTTTATTACAGAGCTGAACTCAGGCTAGTCTTCTGAAAATTTACACAATTTCCTCTGTGTCTGGGACTGACTTTTGAGTGAATTCaccttgcattttgtttttcgGTGGAAAACAGAAAACTCAGTAGAAATCCCACCAAACAATATGATGTTTAGACAGCTGGTGTTCTTTTAAATCTTTGTGAACTTGCACTTAAAAGATACACACCAACTACTAATTTCATATAGCTCAACCCAGAAGCTTTCACCTCCAACAAGTGGTGAGTGTGAGTGAAAAATATGCAAGGGATGAGAAAACTTCCTATCcatttccagggaaaaaaattaaaaaagatccCCACCTCTACCTGCTTAAAATGGCTAGCTACTGGTACTGTAGTTATTGTTCCCTGTCATCAGTGCAGGGGTGGAAAAATTCTTTTGATATGCTTTTCCTGTCCTGTCCTTCTTTCTAATATTTTAGATTGCAATCTTGAAAGAATATAGTGAAAGTCACAGGAATTATCCTAATAAAGTGGGATGCTGCTTTTCTGCATAAAGCTGCTCCTGTGCTTAAATGTTTACAGCATTAGGTCCTCAGATacaaaaatagcacagaaaaTAGTACATCAAGCATATAGCACTAAATTGTATTAAACTTGAGCAGAACtttttcaggggttttttttgttaattttgaccaggggaaagaagagaacattTGGCTGAGCAGTAGCTATTAAGAGAGAAAATATGACCTTCTTTCTCACGGCCATCATATTGTGGTCATTTTAggttagaaagaaaacaagcagaatatttcagattttttgtaTAGCACTTTTAGTTCTCCTGTTTTTAGGAGTGCTCAAGGCTTCTGTAGAGCTCCTGCAAATGATTCCATCTGATTGTTGTGTGCTCCTGTCTGTCACACTCCCAATTTTAGTGCTGCATGTTTTTGAACAGGAGGGCATCAATAGTGTGGTTCATCTCATCTGGCTTCAGCCAGCTGAAAGTCAAGTATCTTGTCCCCAGTAGTTGTGTGCACACAGAAATCTTCAAGGGTTGATTCAGATCCTCCTAAGACCAATATAAAAGGAAGTGTCCACTGGAAATTTCAGCCTTTCTCTTTTGGTTGTACAGAGAATCTTGGGCACTTGCTTGGGATGGCTTTTAAATTTTCAGGTGGCTAAAATTGGGAAAATGGAATCCCACCCCAAAATTATGTGTGTGCTTAATTTTTAAAGCCAGTTTTTGTGACCTTTCATGAAACATTCCCCAAAGTGTGAGAGTGTGACTATGAAGGAACAGTGTAATTCCGCAAAACCACAGCCAAGCAGAGGGGTGTTTCTATCCA
This Dromaius novaehollandiae isolate bDroNov1 chromosome 2, bDroNov1.hap1, whole genome shotgun sequence DNA region includes the following protein-coding sequences:
- the GFOD1 gene encoding glucose-fructose oxidoreductase domain-containing protein 1, whose amino-acid sequence is MLPGVGVFGTGLTARVIVPLLKAEGFAVKALWGRTPEEAEELAKEMSVPFYTSRIDEVLLHQDVDLVCINLPPPLTRQVAVKTLGIGKNVICDRTATPLDAFRMMTAAHYYPKLMSIMGNVLRFLPAFVKMKQLIQDGYVGELLVCEVQVHSGSLLGKKYNWSCDDLMGGGGLHSVGTYIIDLLTFLTSQKAVKVHGLLKTFVKQTDHIKGIRQITSDDFCTFQMVLEGGVCCTVTLNFNVPGEFKQDIIVVGSVGRLIVIGTDLYGQSNSSPQRELLLKDSTPVSNSLLPEKAFSDIPLPYLRGTIKMVQAVRQAFEDQDDRRTWDGRPLTMAATFDDCLYALCVVDTIKKSNQLGEWQNISIMTEEPELSPAYLISEAMRKSRMSLYC